In Mobula birostris isolate sMobBir1 chromosome 2, sMobBir1.hap1, whole genome shotgun sequence, the genomic stretch CTgtttggggtttttctttgtatttttttctttttatttctttttttctctatgattaattacatcatgagtttggaagtctattatacctgtgttatctgaaatcttttctgtatatgttaactaacaataagattattccaatctctctgtatcaacattgttattttgtttataactttggaaaattaataaaaagatttaaaaagaaaagaaagagtgGGGAAATgggaccgccccccccccagcatCCAGAGTGGGGAGATGGGACCCCCCTGGTGTCCAGAGTGGGAAGattggaccccccccccccccccagggtccAGAGTGGGGAgatgggacccccccccccagggtcCAGAGTGGGGAGATATTCTTTGTAATGTGCATTGAGGCAGGAAGTTATGGGACCGAAGTGGACTTGCCCACCCTGCTTGCAGTGGGGCCTACGTGCCATATCTGTAGCAAGACCAATGATATCCCGTTCATAAGCATAGTTCATGAGGCCATTCCTCCTGTCCTCGCTGGCAATCTGTCTCAGATTCAAATTTGTCTCTGTAGATATCGTACTCGGCAAGTGATGAGGAGACCAGCGATGGGTCGGAAGGCGAGAATCGGGAACTGGTGTTAATCAACCAAGGTAAGAAGCAGGGTGCGTGTCCATCCTGTGCTGGAGGTGAGGTGGGGgtaggtattggtattggtttattcttGTCTCCCGAACTGAAATGCAGCAAAAGTTCTATGTTCCATCCAAACTGATCATTCTATAGCACGTCAAAGCTTCTGGTAAAATGGTGGTGCGCTGGGACACAGCGACCTCTCTGGATCCAACCAAAGGTGCAATTCTTCATCCTTTATGTCTTTTTCACGATCGTACAACTCTGCTGGATATTACGAGTGCCAAGAACTGCAGGTCCACCCCGCCAGCGAGTTGCTAGGTAACGGTGGAGCTGGATTTTTGCACACTGTGTTCAGTTGCCCAGGGAAGAAGGCATCTTTGGCGGTGCACACGCCGATGGGTGGCGCAGGACATTTTTGTTGGTATTGTAGAAGACTGCGAGTCAGATTCACTGGCTGATTGGTGAGAAGGATGATGGGGGAGCTGTGTGACCTTGGTTGTGATGCAGATCGGACCCTTTTCTGCAGCCGCTGAGTAAGGAGCTGCCAGAATTGGCTGTGTGCTGCCGGGTTGGAGGCTGgcccctcacgctcagtgctgccctctactGTTCGCTCAGTGGGAGACCAGCTGGATTGCCTTGGTGTGTGGCTGCACTGTGCAATATGAGGAACTGCTACGTGCTGTGGCTCCACAACAACGTCTATGCACCATCAATCACAGGCCATGACACTCGGGGACTTTTACTGCATGTTTTTCCGCTATCATAATTATATCTGCTGTGTGTTTAGTACAGAACTCTATtctgtttggctatattcatgtgcgtggttgaatgacaagtaaacttgaacttgtagcAAAAAGAGAAACCATGCAGCACATAATCTTGCATCTGCAGAGATGGATGGATGTTCAGCTGGCGAGTTTTGCTTAATCATTGATCTCTGAATGCTCTTTGAAGCTAGAGTCAAATTGCGGCATGTGGATTCTATCGTCACATGGTCGAGGAGCAACTCCCAAGGCCAGGGGTATATCAGGATAGTTGGGGTAGAGGTTGTGGGTGAAAGGTGCTGTTGGAGTAGTCTGGATGAATAACTGCAATGTATTTTGTAGATGGCAATTGGTAATTGGGTTATTATTGTCGTAAATACCGAAatccggtgaccagtggtgtgcctcagggatctgttctgggacccctactctttgtgatttttataaatgacctggatgaggaagtggagggatgggttagtaaatttgctgatgactcaaaggttggaggtgttgtggatagtgtggagaggttacagcgggacattgataggatgcaaaactgggccgagaagtggcagatggagttcgacccagataagtgtgaggtggttcatttggtaggtcaaatatgatggaagaatatagtattaatggcaagactcttggcggtgtggaggatcagagagatattggggtccaagtccatagggcactcaaagctgctacgcaggttgactctgtggttaagaaggcatacggtgcattggccttcatcaatcgtgggattgagtttaagagccgagaggtaatgttgcagctatataggacactggtcagaccccacttggagtaccatgctcagctaggggtcccagaacagatccctgaggcacaccactagtcaccggatTTCGGTATTTAtgacaataataacccaattACCAATTGCCATCTACAAAATACATTGCAGTTATTCATCCAGACTACTCCAACAGCACCTTTCACCCACAACCCTCAGTACCATgcaaccatagaaagggtgcagagtagacttacaaggacgttgcctggattggggagcatgtcttatgagaatatgttgaatgaactgggccttttctccttggagcgacggaggatgagaggtgacctgatagaggtgtataagataatgagaggcattgatcatgtggatagtcagaggctttctcccagggctgaaatggctagcacgagagggcacagtttgaaggtgcttggaagtaggtacagaggagatatcaggggtaagttttcttacgcagagtggtgagtgcgtggaatgggctgccagtggcagtggtggaggtggaaacgatagggtcttttaagagactcctggatggatacatggagcttagaaaaatagagggctatgggtaagcctaggttgttctaaggtaaggacatgttcggcacagttttgtgggccgaagggcctgtattgtgctgtaggttttctatgtttctatcattccacacacaagtacattgaggtagtacaaataataataatacctaATTTATGGAGCACTTTTTATacagatgatgtagttcaaagtgctttacaatgggataaagtgcaaacatgaaaataaaagtccaaaagatgttagttaagaccaaggttaaataaataggtttagagctggtgtttaaaagtgtcagccgagtctgcatcccttatagttttaggtattgagttccacaattcaaaaaagctgacctgacaattatcttttgaggaagATTGTTTAAATTTCAGAGACTAGCAGCAGAAGATCTGAGACctcaagcaggattataaaacaaaagggATTCTGTGAGGTATTCCAGTCCCAGACCATTGAGAGCTTAGGAGACAAGtatgagaactttaaaatcaattctaaaagatacaggaagccactGCAGGATAGTGTGGATGGGAGTGATATGCTCCCTCATCCTGATTCTAGCTAAAAGTTTAGCCGTGCCactctgaatgagttgaagtttgtcaataggttgctttggaaggccagtaaaaagtgcatCGCAGTTATCAAGACTATTCAATATAAAGACCTGAATTAGTTCTCCAGCTTCATTATGTGACAGAAATGGATGTAGCTGTGCAATATTTCTGAAGAGTAGAAATGCTGCTGTGGTCACTTTCTTTAGGTGGGGTTTAAAATTCAAACATGAATAAGGATAACACCCAGGCTTGCTCCTACTGATTTTACAAGGGGAGTCAAGTTCCTAAGTTTATCAAGAAGTTTATCTCTTTTGGCTTGGGGACAAAATAAACGTATTTCAtttttatcttcatttagttttagAAAATTATTGCTCATCTATTTGTTTATTACAGCCATACCAGAAGTCAGTGAagttagggtggtatcgtcatcAAGTTCAACTGAAATATACAATGGTGTTGTCTGCATAACTGTGGAAATCAAGCTTATACTCTCTAACGATGTTCCTCAGGGGGTCATATATAAGGAGAAGAGTAGGGAACCAAAGCAGCTTCCCTGAGCAACACCAGCCAGTACATTGTAAATCTTGAAAAGGCTGTATCCAGAGAGGCCTACCTAGTTCTAAAGGCGATCTAGGACAATGTGGTCATTTATGTCAAAAGCAGCACTTAGACCCAGGAGAATTAGAACTCAGGCCCTTTTAGCATCAGTGCTGAGCACAAAGTCACTGACAATTTTGATAAGGGCCGTCTCCATACTGTGGTTTGCTCTTAAACCTGACTGAAACTTTTCTAGAATATTGTTCTCATTCAGAAAGTGGTTGAGTTAGTTGAAAGTGACTTTGCCAAGAATCTAGCTCAGGAAGGGAAAATTTGATGTAGCCCTTAGTTAGCTAGTACCTCACTATCAGAGTTTGGCTTTTTAACTGGGGGTTTTGACTGCCACAATTTTAAAGGCATCTTAGAAAAACTCCTGTTTCATGCGATGTGTCCTGAAAATGTGTGTAGGGACAGCAAGTAGGTGGGTCACTATTTGTTACAATCTTATAGAGTTCTGAATTTTGATATGGTTGCAGTCTTTTTAAGAATTTGGCAATTGAGGTTCCCAGTATCTGTAGCTTTACTCTCTCTAATCGAAGTAACCTTGTTGATAAAAATATTGCTCGCATTTTGTGGCAGATGCTTGACTGAGGTCATGGTTTAACAGTCGGTTTAAAGTTGAGAATAATAATCTTGAATTGCTGCTATTCTCCGTAATAATCTTGGAAAATGGGCTCTTTGTGTAGAGTGTATAGCAAAGTTAAATGTTCAAGAAGACTAGTTATTTCTTGAAAATATCTCAGTAGACTTCTAGTCCAATTTCTTTTGTGGTCTTGGTTACAGCCAGGAGGGCATCAAAAAGTACAAAAAATGATCTGAGATGgtgggaaaagagagagagacattaaTGACATTTAACTCCTTTGTCACTACTAAATCAAGTGTATTTCCAAATCGATGGGTAGGCTCAGTGGCACGTTGAGTAAGACCTAGCTGTCTAGTATGTTCATGAATTCAGCTGCCATACAGTTTTATTTCAGAGGTTATTAATATGAATATTACAATCACCAGAGATCACAATCCTGCTGTATTTCAATATAATAGAGGATGAGAGTTCTGAGAGAAAGCAGGCATTGGATTTAGAAGGTCGATAAATGATTACACAGAGGACAGGGCGTCAAATATTAAACATATGTATCTCAAAACTGAAAAATTGTTAACAGACAGTAGATTTCACCTAAAATGCTCTTTGAACACAGTAGCAAAGGGAAGTGGAATAATAGAATGCAGAGTATAGTGTTCCAGTTACAAGAAAAGTGCAGTTCAGGTAGATAATTAGGTGCAAAGCCATGGCGGGATAGATTGTGAAATCAAGGTTTAATCTTCATTTAACCAAAGGTCCATTCAAGAATCTTATAGCAGAGAGATAAAAGCagtccttgatcctggtggtgtgtgttttcCGGCTTTCATATCTTTTGCTCAATTGAACTTAGGACTCCTCGTGTGCAaaagaaatcctgcagatgctataaatcttaagcaacacgcacaaaatgcagaTGGGATTCAACAAGTCAGTCAGCACTTATGGAGGGGATTaaatagttgatattttgggttgagacccttaaCCAGGACTGGGAAGGATGGGGACTGAAGCCAGAAAAGAggttgggggtgggaggggaagatgtaTAAGCTGGCAGGGGATAGGTGGATGCGGGACGGGAAGATGtataagctggcagatgataggtgggtgcggggggggggatctgaggtaagaagctgggaggtgatgggtagaagaGGTAAATGGACGacgaaggaggaatctaataggagaggacgaTGTACTATGGAAAAAAGAGAAGGCAGAGGGGAACCAAAGGGAGTAGATGGACAGGTGAGTCAAGAAGGTGTGAGAGTAACCAGATCAAGGAATAAAAAAATTAGAGGAGGAAGGGGGACAAATTACTGGAAGTGAGAGAAGTTGATGAATCAAGTTGTCAGCTACCCCCAGACAGAATTTgaagtattgctcctccaacctgagtttggcctcatcatggcagtagaggaaaccatgcacagacatgtcagaatgggaataggaagttgaattgaaatggctaGCCACCAGGAGTTCAATTCTTTAGTTGATTTTGAAATTAAAGGGCATTTCAGAATGCAGTAGAGTGTCAGCCGCATTGGTGTGGTCTGGAGTAACACATGTAGGCCAggtcaggtgaggaaggcaaatttccTTCCCTGAGCAGCTTTAGGAGGTTGAGCTGCTGGCTCACAGCACTAGTAACCCCAGaacaatcctgacctccagtgcatGTTCTTCCTTCAACAGTATGGGTTTTTTTCCTGGtaatctggtttcttcccacattttaAAGGTGTACAACACTGTGCAAAAGGCTGAAACATATATAcgatatatagttagggtgcctcagactttttgcacagtacactatttgtcaatgtggagcagagagcgagtttgtaaatctggcaggagcaaagggtgttgggaatggcgagggtggagtgccgagagaggggtgtgggccaggtgcagagaaggagtgtcaggggtggggggggtggtggcaaGGGTGTGGACACACCCAGCTCCGAGACACCAGGGAAGGTCATTTGAtgccaagcaattggtttattgatcatcacagaatgtctcttttgtgcttcctgctccctcccctctcccttccctttttcccagtcatgattcccctctccctgccctcttcccactcagTCTGCAtgagagacccacatcagaatcacgtttgccatcactcacgtatgtcgtgacatttgttttttgtttgcggcagcagtacagtgaaatacataaaattactacagtactgtgaaaagtcttagacaccctagctatatatatgtgccgaaGGTTTGTGCACAGGACTGTATGGGTTTGAGTCGTAGTGACCTGCAATGTGGAAGCACGTCCTTTGGTCCAACATGTCCACACCAATTTTGTTGCTCAGTGTGCTAATCCCATCTGCCCATgcttggaccatagccctctgaaCTTCTCCTACCCATGTACTTATCTAGGCGGCTTTTAAATGTTGATAACGTACCGACCTTAACTatttctagcagctcattccaaatatacACCACGCTTTGTGTGAATAGGTTGTGCCCATTGTGctttttaaatctctcacctctgatcttGTCCTTAGTATCCCTACCCTTGGAAAAAGGATAATGTGCTTTTTCACCCTGTCATGACCTTATctacttctatcaggtcatcaCTCAATCTCCTATGTTTCAGGAAATGAAGAGTTGACATTtccggcccagacccttcatcaggatttgtcgattgtttatttccctctttaGACGCTGCCtcttctgctgagttcctccagcattctgagtgtgttgctcatgatttccaggatctgcagaatctctcgtgtcctATGGTCCACGTCCTAGTCTGCAccacctctccttgtaactctgTCCCCTAAGTCCAGGAAACAGCTTGTTTAATCTTTTGTGtgctttttcttgtttaataacatctttcctgtaatagggCAACCAAAACTTTACACAGAACAACTGCTGTGGCATTACCAATACCTTACGGAACCACAGTGTATAACTTCCCTACTCTTCTACtcggtgccctgactgatgaaggtcacTGTGCTACTCTCTTTGCCAGTCCATCTAccctgtgatgctgctttcagCGAACAATGCACTTTCATTCCTCACTCTGTCTCTTCCATAACGCTCCCCAGGGTCCTACCATTCACCGCATAGGGCCTACCCTGATTTGATCTTACAAATGCAGTATCTtacatttatctggattgaaagTCATTTGCAAATTCTCAGCTCACACAcctagctgatcaagatccccctgtaaCTTTTCATTACACCACCTaggatggtaggttaattggctgctgtaagttACTTTTAGAATGTAGGTGATTAGTAgaatcttggggggggggggttattgaTTGCATGGAAAGTTAATAGGACAATTGGATTTCCTCTGGTAATAGATTTGACAGACGAAATGCCCTCTTCCTTTGCCAAATGGAAACATAGAATTGGCCAACTATATAGGTTAAACAGCCAATTCCGTCACGGTTGCCAATATTAATGTGAGTCTTTGTTTCCTGGTTCACTTtacaaattaaatttaaatttctCTGCTTTCATTGTGGATTTTAGCTAATATTACAAGATAATTAGTGCACTGTACACTGATAATTAAACACTGTGCACTTTACAGTGTGGTAATAGCCCTTCCAAAGCAGATGTGAACATAGAGGTCTGTTAGGAGCACAGTCGAAAACGTGAATTGGAGTTACCGTATTTCCTTTACTGGTCTTGTGTGTGGTCCTGTTCTCTGATCATCTTTAATGAATATAAGGTTGTTAGCTGATTTTGCTGATGGAAGCAATAAAATAATTTCTTTCCAATGTGTTGCCCTGAAAGGGCAGTAGAAGTAGAAACTGTCAGAGAGCTCTTGGACTCAGAGTTATAgtaaagtacagtacagaaatagtCTGCACTGAAttatttaaactgccttctcccatcgacctgcaccaggaccatagccctccatacccctgccatccaaacctctcttaaacgttgaaatcaagctcgcacacaccacttgtgctggctacTCGTTCCACATCCtcacgaccttctgagtgaagaagtttcccctcatgctccacttaaacttttcagctttcacccttaacccatgatttaTAGTTGTAGTCCtgcccaacctcagcggaaaaatcctgcttacattttaccctatctatacccctcatgattttgtatacctctatcaagtctcctgtcaatcttctaagttccgaGGAATGCAGTCCTATCCttttcaatcttcccttataactcagcaaacgccttgtaaattttttctgagCCCTGATGAAACactggagcatttggaaagcTATGGACTGTGAGTGGAGAAATGCGATTAATCTGGTGTGGCCATAGTGGGTAGAATAGTCTCCCGTTCTGCAAATATCTGTGATTCCACTCTACAGAAAATAGATTGGCTTTGGCTTTGGTCTCTGCCAGTTGGCGTAGAGCAATAGCTGCATAACAGCTGGAAATTGGCTTAtcaagctttttcccagggtagaagagTTCATAACTAGGAGAActaaggtgagggggaaagatttaaaagggatctgagggacAGGTCTTGCATACAGAGGGGGAGTGGGTATGTGCGATGAACTGCCAGGAAAAGTGATAGAGatgggtacaataacaacatttaaaggacATTTAGGCAGGTATGGATTTAAGGTCAAGTGAAgttaaaatttattatcatgtGCATATATAAATGCTAAGAAAATTGGCTTTTTGCAGAAGCAGCGCAGTTCATGACAAATATTAATTACATACAATTAAATTAATGTAAATTATACATATGACAAAACTAAACATTAAGGCACTTGTGTACATCGAGAGAAATATAGCCTCAGGTAGATGTGGGGTTTTCCAGGTCAATTTGAGAACCTGATGGCAATGGGGAAGATGGAGGCTGGCTCAGATAgatatcttggtcagcatggagggATTGGACTAAAGGACCCGTGTGCTGAATAGCTCTGCCTCTAAGTGTAATCTCGGCCTTTAAACTCTTTGCAGAGAGCCGAAGGAATTGCTGTTTATCGCCATTCTCTCCGAGTCGTGTGCAAGGCCTGGAAAACCTGTACAGAGTGCGGACGATATTTGACCCACTGGATTGCGACAGCTCCGAAGAGGAGCTGGAATGGATCAACAGGGAGTTCAGGGAGGAGAAGCGCGCCTGGTCCCAGATGACCAGACTCGGTCGCTATAGCGACACCGCATCCTCCAGCGATGAGGAGGTCAAGGACTTGTGCAACATGGCCTTCAAGCCAGTGAGCCAGGTGGAGCAGAAGTGCAGCCCGGTGGCTTTCAGCGCCACCCCTCCGAAGAGACTCCACCCCTTGGTTCGAAGACCAGTTGGGCAGGTAATATTGGCCTCGGTGGATCAGGCAACGCCCTGCAAAAGGCATCGACAGGGGCAAACCGATAGCTACAGCCGGCCCAGCTTGGATTTGGAGAAAATGCAGCAGGTTGGTGTTGAGGTGGGAGGTGGTCCATACTGAACGGAGTGTGCCTGCATTGCTTTAGAGTGAAGTGGTATTCCTGTTCTCTGGGTACAAGTAGAGCCACATAATACATTTTCTGCTACTGCTCAGCCCAAGGTGAATGTGATCCAGTCTCTTGGGCAGTATTGCACACAGGAAAGTAGGGGCGGGAATAGGCTACTTGGCCCCTTAAGCCTGCCCTGCGGCTcaattatgatcatggctgatctgcctcaGGGCTCAGCTTCTTCTTTTCCTTGCAATAGCCCACAATCATTCAAAAAAGTTCTCACTTCTCCTTAAATTTTCCCTTTATTAAACAAAGGATATACTaccatttaaggtggggggggcaagttcaaaggagatgtttgGGGTAAGATTTTTATGCGGAGTGGAGGGCACCTACAATACACTGCCAGGGGAGGTAGCAAAGGCACTTTGGATGGAGtcatttagaaaggcacatgagggatatggaccttgtgtaggcagaggggattagtttcaTTAGATACATGATTACTGGCTTAAtttgtttggcacaacattgtaggctgaaggacctgttccttttctgtactgttctatgttgagatctctctccatttagatcaggggttcccaaactttttttttatgccatggacccctaccattaaccgagggatccatggaccccagattgggaaccctgaTTTAGATCATTGTCAGACTGTTGAATGCTGTAAGTGATCCAGGCTCCACAACATTCTAGGGTAGAGAATACCAGAGTTTCCctaccctctgagcgaagaaatTCCTGCACACCTCAGTTTTAACTGACTGCCTTTTTATCCTGTCAATATGTGTCCTTGCTTGTGACTCTTCCCACTGGTCAAAACAGTTCAACATCTACCCTGACAAACCCCCTTTGAATCTTATGTGTCTCAATaggatcacccctcattctctgaaactccagaAAATATACCGGCAAAGGTTGTGACAAGGCAAACCTCTCATCTCAGGAATTAGCCTCGTGAATCTCTTCTAGACCATTTCCAAAGCTAGGATGTCCTTATTTTAATACAGAGACCAAAGATGTACATGAAATTCCAGCTATGGCCTCATCAGCACAGTGGACAACTGTACGTAGAGCACAGAActgtacaggacagaaacaggcccttcggcgcacaatgttgtgctaaactaattaagctaatgctGATGAAttacactaatcccttctgcctgcacatattTCGTATCTCTCCATATCCTATTGAAGACCCTTGTGCGGTGgtgtggagatacatctccactAAAGAGGTGTAAggccctcctcccccacccgccgGTTAACCCACAGGtcagccttggg encodes the following:
- the LOC140209259 gene encoding uncharacterized protein isoform X2; amino-acid sequence: MLKILTKKMRAQTLNEIQPFHVKISYSASDEETSDGSEGENRELVLINQESRRNCCLSPFSPSRVQGLENLYRVRTIFDPLDCDSSEEELEWINREFREEKRAWSQMTRLGRYSDTASSSDEEVKDLCNMAFKPVSQVEQKCSPVAFSATPPKRLHPLVRRPVGQVILASVDQATPCKRHRQGQTDSYSRPSLDLEKMQQKMLMKKNCGSKTRVIKIRRNIPRCFTEVATDKH
- the LOC140209259 gene encoding uncharacterized protein isoform X1, which encodes MLKILTKKMRAQTLNEIQPFHVKISYSASDEETSDGSEGENRELVLINQESRRNCCLSPFSPSRVQGLENLYRVRTIFDPLDCDSSEEELEWINREFREEKRAWSQMTRLGRYSDTASSSDEEVKDLCNMAFKPVSQVEQKCSPVAFSATPPKRLHPLVRRPVGQVILASVDQATPCKRHRQGQTDSYSRPSLDLEKMQQYWHYEEGGHFSQLFRDSRIEGSRDWSQTSLGRIETSQGASLKWQQTSIESDPWKEPRGWAAHSLHLASLLLYSLATFPLLQHPDSRELPPHG